Proteins encoded by one window of Candidatus Obscuribacter sp.:
- a CDS encoding serine/threonine protein kinase: MPPKESTTCPKCAKPVAAGEHVGSLTSFLFMDMHCQCDNLNRQANKGRAAADSKSCKRCGKVIAGPKRLGSFTGFLLGDLRCSCAAPLLKGASANAMETRYRPPQATWGKRKEQMQTAMRTRIGNFASDTALISLAPGAIVGGCYQLLEMIGKGGMGVVYKARHTALNRILALKFVAPSMVSRESWQLFQQEAKLNATLSHPSLCQIYDLGIHANALPYYAMDFVSGQTLEEIIINSGPLSVGATLEIFIKVAEGLSYAHRRNVVHRDIKPANIMISSTTGDTAEVKLLDFGIAELGTKGSNTGQKTERIIGSAAYMSPEQFAGRTTDARADIYSMGCSIFETLTGNVPFEGDDFSTMAKQHTNVEPRLLSDATGLVLPLAIEAIVKKCLHKMRDQRYQNASELAIDLQRVLNNKDLQFARPELATLEDNNTKSQNNNSLAKPLLISGLAIITVAGLSFWAVNAGLKVLQERQTKTPAPTQSVVSQGPANPVPFSVDSMMEISNKMIGTAPTQAVYLPNIKANQFYVTTTVDAQGNRTKVFEFPFEKNPTMLVQEGVTVKDSACQGRVAVSEAPLSILLAETYANAEELAKGFRPQDITGIKLELSQNDEHKLLEAALKKFKLTLLALGGPQWTPANIKLLPLLKPHSYLLVDTWRMTGRTTHTLPILPNVDTFAMTDCNVRFANLFEKPDQMTFKNLGLINTSLSKEDLVHASNWPNLNSVTIASPLTSAAPIKPLLEANQIKRVIIRQERLNLADLDIENLAKTKIPQQKTIIFEGLPLTRENIEKVYQLKKLFSNVEITKAKARPVDVLPETPINQL; this comes from the coding sequence ATGCCCCCAAAAGAATCCACAACTTGCCCTAAATGCGCCAAACCAGTGGCGGCAGGGGAGCACGTTGGCTCTCTGACGTCTTTTCTCTTTATGGACATGCACTGTCAGTGCGACAATTTAAACAGGCAAGCAAACAAAGGGCGTGCGGCTGCTGATAGTAAGTCATGCAAACGCTGCGGCAAAGTCATTGCCGGCCCCAAACGTTTGGGTAGTTTTACCGGCTTTTTACTGGGTGACTTGCGCTGTAGCTGTGCTGCACCTTTGCTAAAAGGCGCCAGTGCCAATGCCATGGAGACCCGATACAGACCACCTCAAGCCACCTGGGGCAAGCGCAAAGAGCAAATGCAAACAGCCATGCGTACAAGAATAGGCAACTTTGCTAGTGATACAGCGCTGATATCGCTGGCACCTGGAGCAATCGTGGGCGGCTGCTACCAGTTGTTAGAGATGATTGGTAAAGGTGGCATGGGCGTAGTCTACAAAGCCAGACACACTGCCTTAAACCGCATACTGGCTCTCAAGTTTGTAGCACCCTCTATGGTATCCCGTGAGAGCTGGCAATTATTTCAACAAGAAGCAAAACTCAACGCCACATTAAGCCATCCATCACTCTGTCAAATCTACGATCTGGGCATCCATGCTAATGCATTGCCCTACTATGCCATGGATTTTGTCAGTGGTCAGACTCTCGAAGAGATCATCATCAATAGCGGTCCACTCAGTGTGGGAGCCACTCTAGAGATTTTTATCAAAGTGGCAGAAGGGCTATCATATGCCCATCGTCGTAATGTAGTGCATAGAGATATCAAACCCGCCAACATCATGATTAGCAGCACCACTGGCGATACCGCCGAAGTAAAGCTTCTCGACTTTGGCATTGCAGAGCTAGGCACCAAAGGCAGTAACACCGGGCAAAAAACCGAAAGGATAATCGGCAGCGCTGCATACATGAGCCCCGAACAATTTGCTGGACGCACAACCGATGCCCGCGCAGACATATACAGCATGGGCTGCTCTATCTTTGAGACACTCACCGGCAATGTTCCATTTGAGGGCGATGACTTTAGTACCATGGCTAAGCAACACACAAATGTTGAGCCCAGGTTGCTGTCAGATGCAACAGGACTTGTCCTTCCACTGGCTATCGAAGCCATCGTCAAAAAATGTCTGCACAAAATGCGCGACCAGCGCTATCAAAATGCCAGTGAACTAGCTATCGATTTACAACGAGTACTCAACAACAAAGACTTACAATTTGCTCGTCCGGAGCTAGCAACCCTAGAGGACAATAACACCAAGTCACAAAACAACAATTCACTGGCAAAGCCACTTTTAATAAGCGGTCTGGCTATAATAACTGTTGCCGGTTTGTCATTTTGGGCTGTCAATGCCGGCCTTAAAGTTTTACAAGAGCGTCAAACCAAAACTCCCGCCCCCACTCAGTCAGTGGTCTCTCAAGGTCCGGCAAATCCGGTTCCTTTTAGTGTGGACTCCATGATGGAGATATCCAACAAAATGATAGGTACAGCGCCAACGCAGGCGGTTTACCTACCTAATATCAAAGCAAACCAATTTTATGTAACCACAACTGTCGATGCCCAGGGAAATAGAACAAAAGTTTTTGAATTTCCCTTTGAAAAGAACCCAACCATGCTTGTGCAGGAGGGCGTGACCGTAAAGGATTCAGCCTGCCAGGGTCGCGTAGCTGTCAGTGAAGCACCTCTCAGCATTTTGCTGGCAGAAACATACGCTAACGCAGAGGAGCTAGCCAAAGGTTTTAGACCTCAGGATATAACAGGAATCAAACTCGAACTTTCGCAAAACGACGAACACAAGCTACTTGAAGCGGCTCTCAAAAAATTTAAACTCACGCTTTTGGCTCTCGGTGGACCGCAATGGACGCCCGCCAATATCAAACTCCTGCCCCTCTTAAAACCACATTCTTACCTTTTAGTTGACACCTGGAGAATGACAGGTAGAACCACTCATACTCTGCCAATTCTGCCAAATGTCGATACATTTGCCATGACCGACTGCAACGTCAGATTTGCTAATTTGTTTGAGAAGCCGGATCAAATGACCTTTAAAAATCTAGGACTCATCAACACATCATTGAGCAAAGAAGATCTTGTCCATGCCTCCAACTGGCCTAACTTGAACAGCGTCACTATTGCATCCCCACTGACATCAGCCGCTCCAATCAAGCCACTACTAGAAGCCAACCAGATAAAACGTGTCATTATCAGGCAAGAACGCCTCAACTTAGCCGACCTGGATATCGAGAATTTGGCTAAAACTAAGATCCCGCAGCAAAAGACTATTATCTTTGAAGGCTTGCCACTAACCAGAGAAAACATAGAAAAAGTCTATCAACTCAAAAAATTATTTAGCAACGTCGAAATAACTAAAGCAAAAGCACGTCCGGTTGACGTTCTCCCTGAAACCCCCATAAACCAACTATAA
- a CDS encoding TetR family transcriptional regulator C-terminal domain-containing protein, translated as MKTATKIDTREVLIEAGKKVMLSKGFNNTGIQEIVSTSGVPKGSFYHYFESKEAFALAVINSFDQCQSDKIRKSLNATELSPLNRLKHYFKRMADDLAIAPCRSGCLVGTLSQEMSGQSEQLRQKLAEVLDGWKDQFAACLKDGQAIKEIRQDLCPKELAEVVLSGWEGAVLRSKATNSMAPVQSFQEILPKLLS; from the coding sequence ATGAAAACTGCCACCAAAATTGATACCAGAGAAGTGCTTATCGAGGCTGGTAAAAAAGTGATGCTTTCTAAGGGGTTTAACAACACCGGTATACAAGAAATCGTCTCCACCTCTGGAGTGCCTAAAGGCTCGTTTTATCACTATTTTGAAAGCAAAGAGGCTTTTGCGCTTGCTGTCATCAATAGTTTTGACCAATGTCAGTCAGACAAAATCCGCAAGAGTTTAAACGCCACAGAGCTCTCGCCACTCAATCGTCTCAAGCACTACTTTAAACGTATGGCAGACGATCTGGCTATCGCTCCCTGTCGCAGCGGCTGTCTGGTTGGCACTCTATCACAAGAAATGAGCGGACAAAGCGAGCAGCTGAGACAAAAACTTGCCGAAGTCTTAGATGGCTGGAAAGATCAATTTGCCGCTTGTCTTAAAGATGGGCAGGCCATCAAAGAAATAAGACAAGATCTCTGCCCCAAAGAATTAGCAGAAGTAGTCTTGAGTGGCTGGGAAGGTGCTGTTTTACGCAGCAAAGCAACCAACAGCATGGCACCAGTGCAGTCGTTTCAAGAAATTTTGCCCAAACTTTTGTCATAA
- a CDS encoding serine/threonine protein kinase, protein MPSPTNNCPKCFLPLASSDRSGSLTSFLFADMHCQCDAAALDNANRLKSDSESCKSCGKVIASARRQGSFTSFLLKDMRCSCAKPLRQSANKDAMATRFVPQGGQWSRRKQAQHTEMRSRNSSNFARDAALVKLKPGEIIGGCYRLDQLVGKGGMGVVYKASHILLGRTVALKFLAPSLVSLESWQLFQREAKINSSLTHPILCQIYDLGIHAGSLPFYAMDFIEGQTLEEIIIKNGPLSVGATLEVFIKVAEGLSYAHRRSIVHRDIKPANIMVAKRADGSPEIKLLDFGISELSDDACKKQRDKVERAIGSAAYMSPEQFDGHDLDLRSDIYSLGCSIHETLTGNPPYEADDLQGLALKHKSEEPPLLGDTTGIAFPNALQAVLIKCLQKRKDYRYQNASELAIDLQRIRDNKELQFAKAELDQLEELEREKRVNNTAGKTLAIFVSAVAVLALIALVAVVNFNKTPTAIDPLTKIKVEESSPLEKPDKSNTKSKVVDLQAPDSLMAQVDPHPQKADRADPGPGHPTETLPVYKPDQFFLQLHQNDEGKTVNVYSFPFSDKLPVKIALYTTANGVINVFKIHACKGVLGINADQNIMLKPQDHVINIENLVPGFRKQDIKGIDLGLYFTDAPKFLRAAIDRFDLKVVILSSSQQSKESMAALAKIKTVDYLELKAWDNSGQKSNMVKIPAALEINRLELNAYKGNLKDLFELAPDKIKLTNAIIKNTQLSKQDVEFLSAVKSLRAVKLENCLLTAESLAPIFASQSIAKLTLAEATFDLENLDCRRIGSSPLEKLNLDIGQTLSTAARLKIEELKKRIKRVDLSRGDGFTSY, encoded by the coding sequence ATGCCATCTCCCACCAACAACTGCCCCAAATGTTTTTTACCGCTAGCTAGTAGTGACCGCTCTGGCTCACTGACGTCATTTTTGTTTGCCGATATGCATTGCCAGTGTGACGCCGCCGCCCTCGACAATGCTAACCGGCTCAAAAGCGATTCAGAGTCCTGCAAAAGCTGCGGCAAAGTGATTGCCTCAGCCAGGAGACAGGGTAGCTTTACCTCATTTTTGCTCAAAGACATGCGCTGCAGCTGTGCCAAACCGCTGCGACAAAGTGCCAATAAAGATGCCATGGCTACAAGATTTGTACCTCAGGGCGGGCAGTGGTCGAGACGCAAACAGGCTCAGCACACCGAGATGCGCTCCCGCAACTCCAGTAATTTTGCCCGCGATGCTGCTCTGGTCAAACTCAAACCTGGTGAAATCATCGGTGGCTGCTACCGCCTCGACCAGCTCGTAGGCAAGGGAGGCATGGGTGTAGTCTACAAAGCCAGCCACATACTACTTGGGCGCACAGTCGCCTTAAAGTTTTTAGCACCTTCACTGGTATCGCTTGAGAGCTGGCAACTCTTCCAGCGTGAAGCCAAAATCAATTCATCTCTGACTCACCCAATCCTGTGTCAAATCTACGACCTGGGCATACACGCTGGCTCTTTGCCCTTTTATGCCATGGACTTTATCGAAGGACAGACACTGGAAGAAATAATCATCAAAAATGGACCGCTCAGTGTCGGTGCTACTCTGGAAGTATTTATCAAAGTAGCAGAAGGTCTCTCTTATGCTCACAGACGCTCGATTGTGCACAGAGATATCAAGCCAGCCAATATCATGGTGGCGAAGCGCGCTGATGGCAGCCCAGAAATCAAGCTCCTGGATTTTGGTATATCAGAGCTAAGCGATGATGCCTGCAAAAAGCAACGCGACAAAGTCGAAAGAGCAATTGGCAGCGCTGCCTACATGAGTCCCGAACAATTTGATGGACATGACCTGGACTTACGATCTGACATATACAGCCTGGGCTGCTCAATACATGAGACTTTGACAGGCAACCCACCATATGAGGCCGATGACCTCCAGGGACTGGCCTTAAAACACAAAAGCGAAGAGCCCCCACTGCTTGGTGATACAACTGGTATTGCCTTTCCCAATGCACTGCAAGCGGTGCTAATTAAATGCCTGCAAAAACGCAAAGACTACCGCTACCAAAATGCTAGCGAGCTTGCCATCGACTTACAGCGTATACGAGACAATAAAGAACTGCAATTTGCTAAAGCAGAGCTTGACCAGCTAGAAGAATTGGAAAGAGAAAAGCGTGTCAATAACACAGCCGGCAAAACCCTCGCTATCTTTGTCTCCGCTGTAGCTGTACTGGCACTGATTGCGTTAGTGGCTGTGGTCAACTTTAACAAGACGCCGACAGCAATCGATCCGCTAACAAAAATAAAAGTAGAAGAATCATCGCCTCTAGAAAAGCCTGACAAAAGCAATACCAAATCAAAAGTTGTCGATCTGCAAGCCCCGGACTCACTGATGGCACAAGTAGATCCCCATCCACAAAAGGCAGACAGAGCTGATCCTGGTCCCGGACATCCGACAGAAACATTGCCAGTATATAAACCAGATCAGTTTTTTTTGCAATTGCACCAAAACGATGAAGGCAAAACGGTAAATGTATACAGCTTTCCTTTTAGCGACAAACTACCGGTAAAGATTGCCTTATACACCACTGCCAATGGTGTCATCAATGTGTTCAAAATCCATGCCTGTAAAGGTGTACTTGGTATCAACGCAGATCAAAATATCATGCTCAAGCCGCAGGATCACGTCATCAACATCGAAAACCTTGTCCCCGGCTTTAGGAAGCAAGACATCAAAGGAATTGATTTGGGGCTTTATTTTACTGACGCTCCCAAGTTTTTAAGGGCAGCCATCGATAGATTTGACCTCAAGGTAGTGATACTAAGCTCGAGCCAACAATCAAAAGAGTCAATGGCTGCGCTGGCCAAAATTAAGACAGTGGATTATCTCGAACTCAAAGCCTGGGATAACAGCGGACAAAAGTCAAACATGGTTAAAATCCCAGCAGCGCTGGAGATCAACAGACTCGAACTAAACGCTTACAAAGGTAATTTGAAAGACCTTTTTGAATTGGCGCCTGACAAAATCAAACTTACCAACGCTATCATCAAAAACACTCAGCTGAGCAAGCAAGACGTCGAGTTTTTGTCCGCAGTTAAGAGCCTCAGAGCAGTTAAACTTGAAAACTGCTTGCTGACAGCTGAATCGTTGGCACCAATCTTTGCCTCGCAAAGCATTGCAAAACTAACTCTGGCAGAAGCGACTTTTGATCTCGAAAATCTTGATTGCAGAAGGATAGGATCTAGTCCCCTGGAAAAACTCAACCTTGATATCGGTCAGACCTTATCCACGGCTGCCAGACTCAAAATCGAAGAACTAAAAAAGAGAATAAAGAGAGTGGACCTTTCCCGAGGCGATGGTTTTACGTCGTATTGA
- a CDS encoding serine/threonine protein kinase: protein MGRVYRGMHTALLQPVAIKLLHSHLLTSPQAAERFFTEARAASKLRHPAIAAVSDYGESESGEPYIVMDYIPGQPLSQKLQESGTLSAADCVRIAISVLSALNCCHAQNIIHRDLKPSNIILTDNPEDPFPAKLVDFGIAKLAREEGEAGRVTATGEIFGSPYYISPEQCQSNQIDGRTDIYALGCVLYECVSGKPPFSGRNLIEILMRQCSETAPPLLDLAPECPKYLSDIINAMLEKSPDNRPATAEQVLSMIEKAEKLKGKTTPVLISKAEKNKSDARAKTETRVKADAITSSITRVKIALSLTAIVIAGSAAWLLPGTFNKPLDPPIDLMVRTLPPSAAQVDEVDALIERADTERMNGEFFEARQSFDMADQKCRYLNTYPANAINDRAALIKIGQALCKLRVKDLPDLHVSPVFGSFELNEERLAKMQEAQDLLEQAVQYADKANTGITKIDIEDTVPKLGHKLKTTARIYLAAVQLLANDIAGAQQTFVVADNMVKAQSPVLNDCEADLLHEIGAELLWQHGKYLEAGRFYGQAPSIARAEGYLEPDNNFAGKYINANHDYKLTLHTGGGKSAPVIAHMPQQITAQKPLTAMSGSWQDLTLAAPLDKPVPVTGSGYGGFAIIELTEPGLEIATKTTYIALHMGNTLILKTQGVDVASDKSIPCRSLIIMQNVKH, encoded by the coding sequence ATGGGCAGAGTCTATCGCGGCATGCATACAGCTCTTTTGCAACCTGTTGCAATAAAACTCTTACACAGTCATTTACTAACCAGCCCCCAGGCAGCAGAGCGCTTTTTTACAGAAGCCAGAGCGGCAAGCAAACTGCGCCATCCTGCCATTGCCGCAGTATCAGACTATGGCGAGAGTGAGAGCGGTGAGCCGTATATCGTGATGGACTACATCCCGGGCCAGCCACTCTCACAAAAGCTACAAGAGTCAGGCACATTGAGCGCAGCTGATTGTGTGCGTATTGCTATCAGCGTACTGAGTGCACTTAACTGTTGCCATGCTCAAAATATTATTCATAGAGATCTAAAGCCAAGCAATATTATCCTGACAGACAATCCAGAGGATCCTTTTCCCGCCAAACTTGTCGACTTTGGCATAGCCAAACTTGCTCGCGAAGAAGGAGAAGCTGGCCGCGTCACAGCCACTGGCGAAATTTTTGGCAGCCCTTACTACATAAGTCCCGAACAATGTCAGAGCAATCAAATTGATGGTCGCACCGACATCTATGCCCTCGGTTGTGTGCTTTATGAATGCGTCAGTGGTAAGCCACCTTTTAGTGGACGTAATCTCATCGAGATATTGATGCGCCAGTGCAGCGAGACTGCGCCACCATTACTCGACCTCGCTCCAGAGTGCCCTAAATACCTGAGCGACATCATCAATGCCATGCTCGAAAAGTCCCCCGACAATAGACCAGCCACAGCCGAGCAAGTCCTATCGATGATAGAGAAAGCCGAAAAACTCAAAGGTAAAACAACACCTGTATTAATCAGCAAAGCAGAAAAGAATAAATCAGATGCTCGCGCAAAAACAGAGACCAGAGTCAAAGCAGACGCCATTACCAGTAGTATCACCAGAGTAAAGATTGCCCTCAGCCTGACTGCCATTGTCATTGCTGGTAGCGCTGCCTGGCTGCTACCTGGCACATTTAATAAACCTCTAGACCCGCCAATCGACTTGATGGTGCGCACACTCCCACCCTCAGCCGCACAAGTGGACGAAGTCGATGCATTAATAGAAAGAGCTGATACTGAACGCATGAATGGTGAGTTTTTTGAGGCCAGACAGAGCTTTGATATGGCTGATCAAAAGTGCAGATATCTCAACACTTATCCGGCAAATGCAATCAACGATCGCGCTGCTTTGATAAAAATCGGACAAGCACTTTGTAAACTCAGAGTCAAAGACTTACCAGATCTACATGTCAGTCCGGTTTTTGGCAGTTTTGAACTCAATGAAGAAAGGCTGGCTAAAATGCAAGAAGCCCAAGATCTGCTTGAACAGGCGGTGCAATATGCCGACAAAGCCAACACTGGCATCACCAAAATAGATATAGAAGACACAGTGCCCAAACTGGGTCACAAGCTTAAAACCACTGCCCGCATATATCTTGCTGCAGTGCAATTATTGGCTAACGACATTGCCGGGGCACAGCAAACTTTTGTTGTTGCTGACAATATGGTCAAAGCACAATCCCCGGTATTAAATGACTGCGAGGCAGACTTACTGCACGAAATAGGCGCAGAACTACTCTGGCAACACGGAAAATATCTGGAGGCGGGGAGGTTTTATGGACAAGCTCCATCCATTGCCAGGGCAGAAGGCTACTTAGAACCAGATAACAACTTTGCAGGCAAATATATCAACGCTAATCACGACTACAAACTTACCCTTCATACAGGCGGGGGAAAAAGTGCGCCAGTGATAGCCCATATGCCCCAACAGATAACAGCCCAAAAACCACTGACTGCTATGAGCGGCAGCTGGCAGGATCTTACACTTGCCGCCCCCCTGGACAAACCAGTACCAGTGACCGGGTCTGGTTATGGCGGATTTGCCATAATTGAGCTCACCGAGCCAGGACTGGAGATTGCCACTAAGACGACCTATATCGCCCTGCACATGGGCAACACATTGATTTTAAAAACCCAGGGCGTAGATGTTGCCTCCGATAAATCGATTCCTTGTCGCTCATTGATAATCATGCAAAATGTCAAGCATTGA
- a CDS encoding serine/threonine protein kinase: MPDKPTNACPKCAKPVATGERVGSLTSFLFMDMHCQCHISREQTDRAKVVADSQSCKRCGKVIAGPKRKGSFTAFLLKDMRCQCDQPIAATGSGQKSADALKTRFYRPILASDTRRRGHETMRQTRANQLQKSDAQLVTLSTGQIIGGCYQLASLIGQGGMGLVYRASHITLGRTCALKFLAPSMVSRTSWQLFQKEAQIISSLNHPTICHIYDLGIHASSLPFYAMDYLAGRTVDQVITDDGPLSVGATVEIAIKVAEGLSYAHRRAVVHKDIKPANIMLVPNDQGNIDVKLLDFGIAQLSETRSTDSTAISDEVVGSAAYMSPEQFTDGQVDLRSDIYSLGCTIFETLTGVTPFHADDLDELARMHHKVTAPLMSEVTGLEFPLAIEAVVKKCMQKQPQSRYQNANELAIDLQRILDHKPLQFAVDQLASITLANQTVDSTATTRGAAATIGLSILGITGLLLLLAGTVYMVVDYNAKKSIKPDHSDQAKVQSPETKVAGQEALDMSSVNKLSASNGPDYFEQNLLNGVKKVNPSATSDNNAIDPGPGEEFGSVGLVVEQFGKQAMQSPAPMEGFNGSSNSFYKGLQKNSSGITERVYNFGEKLVPGVLTYYKDVTNSDDRGRRFECIGTVKLPATGDVVYALSGELANPEAVLANFNSGDIQGIDAGNTHEHPVKIIKELQRFKGLRYLRLSGFQQGPDTASTVNAMHSLKRLVLIDWHNELKYPLVLSPQIKLIAFEVEYGRGRIDSFFAEPVEQNNIEYFNMVEIPIKREDLLYITRLKRLKTLSLAQVHLDSALFELLGECRALQKLALRDHLLDFNSDKIQILSKLTSLKSVFIECDMANNIQMQKIEHQLKQALPGAQVMVR, translated from the coding sequence GTGCCTGACAAACCTACCAATGCCTGCCCTAAATGCGCCAAACCTGTGGCGACAGGGGAGCGCGTCGGCTCTTTGACGTCTTTTCTCTTCATGGACATGCACTGCCAGTGCCACATCTCAAGAGAGCAGACAGACAGAGCAAAAGTAGTGGCTGACAGCCAGTCTTGCAAACGCTGCGGCAAAGTTATTGCTGGTCCCAAACGCAAAGGCAGTTTTACGGCTTTTCTCCTAAAAGACATGCGCTGCCAGTGCGACCAGCCAATTGCCGCCACTGGCTCCGGGCAAAAATCAGCCGATGCACTTAAAACAAGATTTTATAGACCGATATTAGCAAGCGACACTCGCAGGCGCGGGCATGAGACCATGCGTCAGACCAGAGCAAACCAGCTGCAAAAGTCTGATGCCCAACTAGTCACTCTATCCACCGGCCAAATCATTGGCGGCTGCTATCAGCTTGCCAGCCTGATTGGTCAAGGCGGCATGGGACTGGTATACAGAGCCAGTCACATCACCCTTGGCCGCACCTGTGCTCTCAAGTTTTTAGCACCGTCAATGGTATCGCGTACCAGCTGGCAACTCTTCCAAAAGGAAGCGCAAATTATCTCGTCTTTAAACCATCCTACTATCTGCCATATCTACGATCTGGGTATACACGCCAGCTCACTGCCCTTTTATGCCATGGATTATCTAGCAGGACGGACAGTTGATCAAGTAATCACCGATGACGGTCCACTCAGCGTGGGTGCCACCGTTGAGATAGCAATCAAAGTAGCAGAGGGGCTCTCCTACGCACACAGACGGGCGGTGGTACATAAAGACATCAAGCCTGCCAATATCATGCTGGTGCCCAATGACCAGGGCAACATCGATGTAAAACTACTGGACTTTGGCATTGCTCAGCTCAGCGAGACACGCAGCACAGATAGCACAGCCATAAGCGACGAGGTAGTTGGTAGCGCAGCTTACATGAGTCCGGAGCAATTTACTGACGGTCAAGTTGACTTACGCTCAGATATTTACAGCCTGGGCTGCACAATTTTTGAGACTCTGACTGGTGTTACGCCGTTTCACGCTGATGATCTTGATGAGCTGGCCCGCATGCATCACAAAGTCACCGCTCCACTCATGTCGGAAGTCACCGGGCTAGAGTTTCCACTAGCGATTGAGGCGGTGGTAAAAAAATGCATGCAAAAGCAACCGCAAAGCAGGTATCAAAACGCCAACGAATTAGCCATAGACTTGCAACGCATCCTTGATCACAAACCATTGCAGTTTGCAGTAGATCAGCTCGCATCAATAACACTAGCCAATCAGACAGTCGATAGCACAGCCACAACCAGAGGGGCAGCGGCCACAATCGGGCTGTCCATTTTGGGTATTACTGGACTTTTATTGCTCCTGGCGGGCACGGTCTATATGGTTGTGGACTACAACGCCAAAAAAAGCATCAAACCAGATCACAGTGATCAAGCCAAGGTACAATCGCCAGAGACAAAGGTGGCTGGGCAAGAGGCTCTCGATATGTCATCGGTAAACAAACTATCAGCATCCAATGGACCTGACTACTTCGAACAAAATCTACTGAACGGTGTCAAAAAGGTCAATCCATCAGCGACGTCTGACAATAATGCAATTGATCCTGGGCCAGGAGAAGAATTTGGATCGGTCGGTCTTGTGGTCGAACAGTTTGGTAAACAAGCGATGCAGAGCCCTGCACCGATGGAGGGTTTTAACGGCTCAAGTAATAGCTTTTACAAAGGACTGCAAAAGAATAGCTCCGGAATAACAGAGCGTGTATACAACTTTGGCGAGAAGCTCGTGCCGGGTGTTTTGACCTACTACAAAGACGTAACCAATAGCGATGACAGAGGGCGACGCTTTGAATGCATTGGCACTGTTAAGCTACCGGCCACAGGTGATGTAGTTTACGCACTCTCCGGGGAGCTAGCCAACCCCGAAGCTGTGCTTGCGAACTTTAATAGTGGCGATATACAAGGCATTGATGCGGGCAACACTCACGAGCATCCAGTCAAAATAATAAAAGAGCTGCAAAGATTTAAGGGGCTGAGATACTTGAGATTGAGCGGCTTCCAGCAAGGTCCAGACACAGCCAGTACCGTAAACGCCATGCATAGTCTCAAAAGACTTGTGCTGATTGACTGGCACAACGAACTTAAATACCCCCTGGTCTTATCGCCCCAAATAAAGCTGATTGCTTTTGAGGTCGAATATGGACGAGGCCGAATTGACAGCTTTTTTGCAGAACCGGTGGAACAAAATAATATTGAATATTTCAACATGGTCGAAATCCCAATTAAAAGGGAGGACCTGCTCTATATAACCCGCCTAAAACGACTCAAAACGCTCTCACTAGCTCAGGTGCATCTGGACTCTGCACTTTTTGAGCTACTGGGAGAATGCAGGGCGCTACAAAAGCTCGCGCTGCGCGATCATCTACTGGATTTTAATAGTGACAAGATCCAAATATTGAGCAAGTTGACCAGCCTAAAATCAGTATTTATTGAGTGCGACATGGCAAACAATATACAAATGCAAAAAATCGAGCATCAACTAAAGCAAGCCCTACCTGGTGCTCAGGTTATGGTGCGTTAG